In Amycolatopsis sp. FBCC-B4732, the genomic stretch GGCGCCGACCCCGCGCGCGGCAACGTCCACGGCTGGACGCCGTTGCACCAAGCCGCGTACAGCAACCTCCCGCTGCTGCTCGGCCTGCTGCTCGAAGCGGGCGCCCCGATCGGGGTCTCCGCCCGCGGCGACGGCGGCACCCCCCTGGTCGTCGCCCTGTTCTGGGGCCACCGCGAAGCGGCGGAAACCCTGGCCGCGCACAGCCGGGCGCCGGCCAACCTGCGCGTGGCGGCCGGGCTCGGCGACACCGGGCTCCTGGACGAACTCCTGACGTCGGGCCGCGGCGGTGAGCACCGCGGTTTTTACCGGCCCCACAGCGGTTTCCCGGCCTGGCACCCGGGCGATGACCCGGCCGAAGCCCGCGACGAAGCCCTCGCCTGGGCCGCCCGCAACGACCGCACCGAAGCCCTGTGCACCCTCGTCTCGCGCGGAGCCGGCGTGGACGCCGATGTCTACCGCGGCACGGCGCTGGCGTGGGCGGCGGCGAAGGGCAGGCTCGCCGCCGTCCGGACGCTGCTGGAGCTCGGCGCCGACGTGAACCACCCGGGCACGTTCGGCGGCCCGAAGCACGGCGAAGGCGTCACGGCCCTGCACTTGGCCGCGGAGTCCGGGCACCTCGACGTCATCCGGGTCCTCCTGGAAAACGGCGCCGACCGCGGTGCGCAGGATGCGAACTTCGGCAGCACGCCCGGGACGTGGGCGGAGGTGTGCGGGCAGCCGGCCGCCCGGGAGCTGCTCCGCTAGACAACCGGAGTCTGTAGTCCGTATCTTCAAAGGCGGACTACAGACTCCGTTTTGCCTTCCGGGAGGAACCGTGACCACACCCCGCGACGTCTTCACCGCGTTGTCCGACGGGATCGGCGAAGGCCGCTTCGGCGAGCTTTCCGCGCTCTACGCCGAAGACACCGTCGTCGAACACCCCCAGGCCGTCCCCCGGCCGACGCGCCTGACCGGCCGCGCCGCGGTCCACGAGCGGTTCGCGAGCCCGCTCGTCGGGGCGCTGCGGCTCAAGCGCAAGAACGTCGTGGTGCACGAGACGACGGACCCCGAAGTGATCGTCGCCGAATACGACTACGACGCCGAGTCCGTCGAGACCGGCCGGACGATCGAGGCGGCCAACGTCCACGTGCTGCGCGTCCGCGACGGCCTGATCGTCCATTCCCGCGACTACCACGACTACCTGAAGCTCGCCGCCGTCCGCGACGGCGTCGACCAGCTGGTGAAGGCGTACGAGCAGGCGCCGCCGCGCGAGCTTTCGCCGGTCACCCCGGAGAGCGCGGGCACGGTGTTCGAGCGGCTCGTGCACGGCGTGGCGGGCGGGCGCTGGGACGAGCTGCCGGAGCTGTACGCGGCGGAAACCCACGTCACGCACCCGTTCCTGCCGGGCTCGGAGGTGCTGCGCACGCGCGACGAGCTGCGGGCGCACTTCGCGGCGGGCAAGGCGCTGAACCCGGGTTTCACCGTCGCGGACCTGGTCACCTACCAGGGCACCGACCCCGAGGTGCTGATCGGCGAATTCGCCTACCAGGGCGAGTACGGCGGGCGCCCGGTGCGGATCGCGAACATCTTCGTCCTGCGGGTCCGCGACGGGCTGATCGTCGAGTCCCGCGACTACGGCGACCACCTCGCCGTCGCGGGCGACCTCGGCCGGATCCCCGAACTGGCCGCGAAACTGACGTTCTAGGCCTCGCCGAGGTCGTTGAATTCGCCGTCTTCGACGCCCTTCGTGAACGCGTCCCACTCCGCCATCGTGAAGACCATGACCGTGCCGTCGACGTCCGGCGAGCGCCGCATCGCGACGTAGGTGGCACCGTCGGTGTGCTCGACGAACGCGTACTCGACGACCTCGTCGAGGGTGACGCCCGCGGGCTCGCCCCGGATCCACTCGGCCCCGGAAAGGTCGAGGTGGTGCCGGATGTGCGCCTTGTCGTCGGTCATGCGGTAAGCGTAGCCAAAACGCGCCGGAGGGGACGCCGCGACGGCGTCCCCTCCGGTGTCCTGCGGGTGAAAGATCAGGCGGTCTCGGTGATCGGCCGGTCCACCCACGACATCAGGTCGCGCAGCTTCTTGCCGGTCTCCTCGATCGGGTGCTTGTTGCCCTGCTCCTCGAGCTTGGTGAAGTTCGGCCGGCCGGCCTCGTCCTCGGCGACCCATTCGCGGGCGAACGTGCCGTCCTGGATCTCGCCGAGGATCTTCTTCATCTCTTCCTTGACCGCCGGCGAGATGACGCGCGGGCCGCGGGTCAGGTCGCCGTACTCGGCGGTGTCGGAGATCGAGTAGCGCTGGCGCGCGATGCCGCCCTCGTACATGAGGTCGACGATCAGCTTCAGCTCGTGCAGCACCTCGAAGTAGGCGATCTCCGGGGCGTAGCCGGCCTCGGTGAGCACCTCGAAGCCGGTCTGCACCAGCGCGGACGCGCCACCGCAGAGCACGGCCTGCTCGCCGAAGAGGTCGGTCTCGGTCTCTTCCTTGAACGTCGTCTTGATGACGCCGGCGCGGGCGCCACCGATGGCGGCGGCGTAGGAGAGGGCGAGCGCCTGGGCGTTGCCGGACGCGTCCTGCTCCACGGCGATGAGCGCCGGGACGCCCTTGCCGTCCACGAACTGGCGGCGCACGAGGTGACCCGGGCCCTTCGGGGCGACCATGGCGACGTCCACGTTGGACGGCGGCTTGATCAGGTCGTAGCGGATGTTGAAGCCGTGCCCGAAGAAGATCGCGTCGCCGTCCTTGAGGTTCGGCGCGATGTCCTGCTCGTAGATGAAGCGCTGCTTCGTGTCCGGCGCCAGGATCATGATCAGGTCGGCCTCGGCCGACGCCTCGGCCGGGGTGAGCACGCGCAGGCCCTGCTCCTCGGCCTTCGCCCGCGACTTGGACCCCTCGGGCAGGCCGATGCGGACGTCGACGCCGGAGTCGCGCAGGCTCAGCGAGTGGGCGTGGCCCTGGCTGCCGTAGCCGATGACAGCGACCTTGCGCCCCTGGATGATCGAGAGGTCGGCGTCGTCGTCGTAGAAGATTTCCACTGCCATGGGGGTTACTGCTTCCTTTCCTGACTTACATTCTCAACGCGGTGAGGTGGCGGTGATCGAGCGGGCGCCCCGCCCGACCGCGACCATGCCGGACTGCACGAGCTCGCGGATGCCATACGGCTCCAGCATCCGCAGCAGCGCACCGATCTTGTCGGACGTCCCGGTGGCCTCGACGGTGAGCGCCTCCGGGGAGACGTCCACCACCTTGGCGCGGAAGAGCTGGACGGTTTCGAGGACCTGGCTGCGCACGGTGTTGTCGGCGCGCACCTTCACGAGCAGCAGTTCGCGCTGCACGGCGGTCGACTGCTCCAGCTCGACGATCTTGATCACGTTGACCAGCTTGTTGAGCTGTTTCGTCACCTGTTCGAGCGGTAGCTCTTCCACGGCGACCACGATCGTCATCCGGGACACCTCGGGGTTCTCCGTGGGCCCGACGGCAAGGGACTCGATGTTGAATCCGCGGCGGGAGAACAGGCCCGAGACGCGCGCGAGCACACCGGGCTTGTTCTCGACCAGGACACTCAGCGTGTGGACGCTCATGATCAGCGCTCACCTTCCGCGGCAGCTTCGACGGCTTCGGTCGTCTCGACCGAAACCTCGTCGTCGTCGAACAGCGGCCGGATGCCCCGGACCGCCATGATCTCGTCGTTGCCGGTGCCCGCGGCGACCATCGGCCACACCTGGGCATCCTTCCCGACCACGAAGTCGATCACGACGGGGCGGTCGTTGATCTCCATCGCGCGGCGGATGGTGGCGTCGACGTCTTCCTTGGTCTCGCAGCGCAGGCCGGCGCACCCCAGCGCTTCGGCCAGCAGCACGAAGTCGGGGATGCGGTGCTTGTGCGTGCCGAGGTCGGTGTTGGAGTACCGCTCCGAGTAGAAGAGGTTCTGCCACTGCCGGACCATGCCGAGGTTGCCGTTGTTGATGACGGCGACCTTGATCGGCGCGCCCTCGATGGCGCAGGTGGCCAGCTCCTGGTTCGTCATCTGGAAGCAGCCGTCGCCGTCGATCGCCCAGACCTGCGTGCCCGGGACGCCGAACTGCGCGCCCATCGCGGCGGGCACCGCGTAGCCCATGGTGCCGAGGCCGCCGGAGTTGATCCAGGTGCGCGGGTTCTCGTACTTGACGAACTGCGCGGCCCACATCTGGTGCTGGCCGACGCCGGCGGCGTACACCGCGTCCGGGCCGACGATCTGGCCGATCCGCTCGATGACGTACTGCGGCGACAGCGAACCGTCGTCCGGCCACTCGTAGCCGGCCGGGTAGTTCTCGCGCCAGTCGTCGGCCTGGGTCCACCAGTCGGTGAGGTCGGGCTTGCCGCCGTGCTCGAACTCCGTCGTGACGGCGGTGATCAGCTCGCCGATGATCTCCTTGCAGTCACCCACGATCGGCACGTCGGCCTTGCGGTTCTTGGAGATCTCGGCCGGGTCGATGTCGGCGTGCACGACCGCGGCGTCCGGCGCGAACGACGAGAGCTGGCCGGTGACGCGGTCGTCGAAGCGGGCGCCGAGCGCGATCAGCAGGTCGGCGCGCTGCATCGCGGCGACGGCGGCGACCGTGCCGTGCATGCCCGGCATGCCGAGGTGCTGCGGGTGCGAGTCGGGGAACGCGCCGCGCGCCATCAGCGTGGTGACGACGGGGATGTTCGTCAGCTCGGCGAGCTGCTTGAGCTGCTCGTGCGCTTCGGCCTTGATCACGCCGCCGCCGACGTAGAGCACCGGGCGGCGCGACTTCGCGATCAGCTTCGCGGCTTCGCGGACCTGCTTGCCGTGCGGGCGCAGCGTCGGGCGGTAACCCGGGAGGCGCAGCTCGGTCGGCCAGGAGAACGAGGTCATCTCCTGCAGCACGTCCTTGGGGATGTCCACCAGGACGGGGCCGGGCCGGCCCGTGGCGGCCAGGTGGAACGCCTCGGCGATGGTCCGCGGGATCTCCGCCGGGTCCGTCACGAGGAAGTTGTGCTTGGTGATCGGCATGGTGATGCCGCAGATGTCGGCTTCCTGGAACGCGTCGGTGCCGATCAGCGCCCGGGACTGC encodes the following:
- a CDS encoding ankyrin repeat domain-containing protein; this encodes MGVLPAKPSLDQLRNRAKDLARAEGVKLSEAQFRIARDHGFPSWPKLRAYVRRVTEHGETLQHPYHQDVEYYAGRALGMLASAEDETPGAREPFARWGQPPTRDGARVVVAREHGFGSWQGLLTHVRSLVDSGEPFARAYRAVEDRDVDRLETLLAEFPGLVTARGTNGNDLLGMAGATCDERLSRVLLAHGADPARGNVHGWTPLHQAAYSNLPLLLGLLLEAGAPIGVSARGDGGTPLVVALFWGHREAAETLAAHSRAPANLRVAAGLGDTGLLDELLTSGRGGEHRGFYRPHSGFPAWHPGDDPAEARDEALAWAARNDRTEALCTLVSRGAGVDADVYRGTALAWAAAKGRLAAVRTLLELGADVNHPGTFGGPKHGEGVTALHLAAESGHLDVIRVLLENGADRGAQDANFGSTPGTWAEVCGQPAARELLR
- a CDS encoding nuclear transport factor 2 family protein, whose translation is MTTPRDVFTALSDGIGEGRFGELSALYAEDTVVEHPQAVPRPTRLTGRAAVHERFASPLVGALRLKRKNVVVHETTDPEVIVAEYDYDAESVETGRTIEAANVHVLRVRDGLIVHSRDYHDYLKLAAVRDGVDQLVKAYEQAPPRELSPVTPESAGTVFERLVHGVAGGRWDELPELYAAETHVTHPFLPGSEVLRTRDELRAHFAAGKALNPGFTVADLVTYQGTDPEVLIGEFAYQGEYGGRPVRIANIFVLRVRDGLIVESRDYGDHLAVAGDLGRIPELAAKLTF
- a CDS encoding DUF397 domain-containing protein — protein: MTDDKAHIRHHLDLSGAEWIRGEPAGVTLDEVVEYAFVEHTDGATYVAMRRSPDVDGTVMVFTMAEWDAFTKGVEDGEFNDLGEA
- the ilvC gene encoding ketol-acid reductoisomerase; the encoded protein is MAVEIFYDDDADLSIIQGRKVAVIGYGSQGHAHSLSLRDSGVDVRIGLPEGSKSRAKAEEQGLRVLTPAEASAEADLIMILAPDTKQRFIYEQDIAPNLKDGDAIFFGHGFNIRYDLIKPPSNVDVAMVAPKGPGHLVRRQFVDGKGVPALIAVEQDASGNAQALALSYAAAIGGARAGVIKTTFKEETETDLFGEQAVLCGGASALVQTGFEVLTEAGYAPEIAYFEVLHELKLIVDLMYEGGIARQRYSISDTAEYGDLTRGPRVISPAVKEEMKKILGEIQDGTFAREWVAEDEAGRPNFTKLEEQGNKHPIEETGKKLRDLMSWVDRPITETA
- the ilvN gene encoding acetolactate synthase small subunit; the encoded protein is MSVHTLSVLVENKPGVLARVSGLFSRRGFNIESLAVGPTENPEVSRMTIVVAVEELPLEQVTKQLNKLVNVIKIVELEQSTAVQRELLLVKVRADNTVRSQVLETVQLFRAKVVDVSPEALTVEATGTSDKIGALLRMLEPYGIRELVQSGMVAVGRGARSITATSPR
- a CDS encoding acetolactate synthase large subunit, producing MTSATSRSSDAKPGPTPGTSGARPKPAPPAGTPVRVTGAQSLVRSLEAVGAEVVFGIPGGTILPAYDPLLDSTKVRHVLVRHEQGAGHAATGYAQATGKVGVCMATSGPGATNLVTPLADANMDSVPVVAITGQQSRALIGTDAFQEADICGITMPITKHNFLVTDPAEIPRTIAEAFHLAATGRPGPVLVDIPKDVLQEMTSFSWPTELRLPGYRPTLRPHGKQVREAAKLIAKSRRPVLYVGGGVIKAEAHEQLKQLAELTNIPVVTTLMARGAFPDSHPQHLGMPGMHGTVAAVAAMQRADLLIALGARFDDRVTGQLSSFAPDAAVVHADIDPAEISKNRKADVPIVGDCKEIIGELITAVTTEFEHGGKPDLTDWWTQADDWRENYPAGYEWPDDGSLSPQYVIERIGQIVGPDAVYAAGVGQHQMWAAQFVKYENPRTWINSGGLGTMGYAVPAAMGAQFGVPGTQVWAIDGDGCFQMTNQELATCAIEGAPIKVAVINNGNLGMVRQWQNLFYSERYSNTDLGTHKHRIPDFVLLAEALGCAGLRCETKEDVDATIRRAMEINDRPVVIDFVVGKDAQVWPMVAAGTGNDEIMAVRGIRPLFDDDEVSVETTEAVEAAAEGER